A region from the Mucilaginibacter sp. CSA2-8R genome encodes:
- a CDS encoding helix-turn-helix transcriptional regulator encodes MAVNHKSDIEAYVIAKVKEKREQANLSQSELALRLDVSNGFIGQAESSNSPTKYNLNHLNKLAIILGCSIKDFMPDKPFNQ; translated from the coding sequence ATGGCGGTTAACCATAAATCAGATATAGAAGCCTATGTAATTGCTAAAGTGAAGGAGAAACGAGAGCAAGCAAATCTTTCTCAATCTGAGCTGGCTTTGAGGTTAGACGTTTCTAATGGTTTCATCGGTCAAGCTGAAAGTTCTAACTCTCCAACCAAATACAATTTAAACCATCTGAATAAGTTAGCAATCATCCTTGGGTGTTCTATCAAAGACTTCATGCCTGACAAGCCTTTTAACCAATAG
- a CDS encoding PIN domain-containing protein, translating into MKALLDTNIIIHREAGRVFNQDIGILFKWLDKAKYEKCIHPITIQEINKNPNKVTVNTFNIKLDSYEELQTIAQISGELATLSAKVDVNENDRNDSALLNEVYCNRVDLLISEDKKIHKKASLLGISEKVFTINSFLEKTVAEFPELVNYKVLGVTKKYFGELNLKDPFFDTFREDYEGFDYWFNKKANEIAYVTFNERSILSFLFIKVEGRNENYYDITPVFKPKKRLKIGTFKVVSNGLRLGERFLKIIFDNALLNHVEEIYVTIYDKRDEQKRLINLLEEWGFAYYGVKHSSRGDERVYIRSFTPTFDFKHPKITYPFVSSKTNVFLVPIYPDYHTELLPDSILNNESPKDYIEHEPHRNAISKVYISRSVERNVKKGDIMIFYRTAEKGRSAYYTSVITTIAIAEDKIDNIENESEFIVKCRKRSVFTDEELKKYWNFKLNSRPFIINFLYVYSFKIGRRINRQKLLDAGILMGSENELRGLKKISQQQFDYIVKETDTDESIIVY; encoded by the coding sequence ATGAAAGCATTGTTAGATACTAATATCATCATTCACCGCGAAGCCGGAAGAGTGTTCAATCAAGACATAGGAATACTATTTAAATGGCTAGACAAAGCCAAATATGAAAAATGTATTCATCCGATCACAATTCAAGAAATAAACAAAAATCCCAATAAGGTTACTGTAAACACCTTTAATATCAAACTTGATAGCTATGAAGAGCTCCAAACGATAGCTCAAATATCTGGTGAACTAGCAACTCTGTCAGCAAAAGTAGATGTAAATGAAAACGATAGAAATGATTCAGCGCTATTAAATGAGGTTTACTGTAATCGTGTTGATTTATTAATATCAGAAGATAAAAAAATTCACAAGAAAGCATCCTTATTAGGTATAAGTGAAAAGGTGTTTACGATAAACTCATTTCTCGAAAAAACAGTAGCTGAATTTCCCGAACTAGTAAACTATAAAGTTCTAGGTGTAACAAAGAAATATTTTGGAGAATTAAATTTGAAAGATCCATTCTTTGATACATTTAGGGAAGATTACGAAGGCTTTGATTATTGGTTTAACAAAAAGGCAAATGAAATTGCGTATGTCACTTTCAATGAAAGAAGTATATTGTCATTTCTCTTCATTAAAGTAGAAGGCAGAAATGAAAATTACTACGATATCACACCAGTATTTAAACCAAAGAAGCGCTTAAAAATTGGAACTTTCAAAGTTGTAAGTAATGGGCTTCGACTTGGAGAGCGCTTTTTGAAAATCATATTTGATAACGCCTTATTGAATCATGTAGAGGAAATATATGTAACAATTTATGATAAAAGAGATGAACAGAAAAGGTTGATTAACTTATTAGAAGAATGGGGATTTGCCTACTATGGTGTTAAACACTCTTCAAGAGGCGATGAAAGAGTGTACATACGATCTTTTACTCCAACTTTTGACTTTAAGCACCCTAAGATAACATATCCATTCGTCTCAAGTAAAACAAATGTTTTTTTGGTGCCAATCTATCCTGATTATCATACTGAATTGCTTCCAGATTCAATTTTGAATAACGAATCGCCGAAAGATTACATTGAGCATGAGCCTCATAGAAACGCAATAAGCAAGGTATATATTTCTAGGTCTGTTGAAAGGAATGTTAAAAAAGGCGATATAATGATTTTCTATAGGACAGCGGAGAAAGGTAGAAGCGCATACTATACGAGCGTGATTACTACTATCGCAATTGCCGAGGATAAAATCGATAATATAGAAAATGAGTCAGAGTTCATTGTTAAATGTAGAAAGCGCAGTGTATTTACTGATGAAGAATTGAAAAAGTATTGGAATTTTAAACTTAATTCCCGGCCATTTATTATTAACTTTTTATATGTTTACTCGTTCAAAATAGGAAGAAGAATCAATCGACAAAAGCTTTTAGACGCTGGAATTCTTATGGGAAGCGAGAACGAGCTAAGAGGATTAAAAAAGATTTCGCAACAACAGTTTGATTACATTGTAAAAGAAACGGATACTGATGAAAGTATTATTGTCTATTAA
- a CDS encoding N-6 DNA methylase, protein MTEITQLLTAFECFAYGQSLHTAFTDLLDWTLLPFKRYADKLEQQKALDTYRNHPKVKQLVELITIIGELSEDIHDPLGELYMNAISNGHNGQYFTPEPICDMMAAMQVDVDIEDGKKVLDPACGSGRMLLAVAKLNRSCLLYGADLDITYCNMALVNMLLNSLQGEIAHMNSISNEFYTGYKVDTVLFDGCYYP, encoded by the coding sequence ATGACAGAGATTACACAGCTATTGACTGCTTTTGAATGTTTTGCTTATGGACAATCATTGCACACTGCATTTACTGACTTATTAGATTGGACACTTTTACCTTTTAAAAGGTACGCTGATAAGTTGGAGCAACAAAAAGCACTCGACACCTACCGCAATCATCCTAAAGTCAAACAGCTGGTTGAACTTATAACGATTATAGGTGAACTGTCGGAAGATATACACGACCCATTAGGCGAATTGTACATGAACGCAATAAGCAACGGGCACAACGGTCAGTACTTTACTCCCGAACCAATTTGTGATATGATGGCTGCAATGCAGGTCGATGTTGATATAGAAGACGGTAAGAAAGTTCTCGACCCTGCTTGTGGTAGTGGCAGAATGTTACTTGCAGTTGCTAAACTTAACCGCAGTTGCTTGCTATACGGTGCAGACCTGGATATTACTTACTGTAACATGGCGTTGGTCAACATGCTGCTTAATTCTTTACAAGGTGAGATAGCACATATGAACAGTATCAGTAATGAGTTTTACACCGGTTACAAAGTCGATACCGTACTTTTTGATGGGTGCTACTATCCGTAA
- a CDS encoding HNH endonuclease domain-containing protein: MSLPQHPGLPVNKLAACFNSKVTTYKFYWFLSILQAVEHRKSIIYKRELFAGMISNAWYTVNYFHVSFGHQDQLQSAIETLLMEEVLGVDEKQIAVLERLATTENQTSIRKLNHFNKQVPHWFLSPWFPNADRKEIYERSKIFDNDCLYSLEKDRIIVNPNWFEYLIYNARVLKDYCYWNLTLYLQDRNPNVPDIAGKLIKPAIRTGLTGQRKNYWDVVLKEVGTVDCIYTGEKLSIGNYAVEHFIPFAFVSHDLIWNLIPADKSFNCTKSNKLPSLDTYFEPFYKLQATAIEVMEQVNPRNKYLEDYLTILPELSLIQTDGQWAKQRYKEQLQPLITIASNNGFNFF; encoded by the coding sequence GTGTCCTTACCTCAACACCCAGGCTTACCAGTAAACAAACTAGCTGCCTGCTTTAACAGCAAAGTAACTACCTATAAGTTTTATTGGTTCCTTTCCATATTACAAGCTGTCGAGCACCGTAAGTCTATCATCTATAAGCGGGAGCTATTTGCCGGCATGATATCTAATGCTTGGTACACAGTTAATTATTTTCATGTTTCGTTTGGGCATCAAGATCAGCTTCAAAGTGCAATTGAAACATTGTTAATGGAAGAAGTTCTTGGTGTAGATGAAAAGCAAATCGCTGTACTTGAAAGATTAGCAACAACAGAGAACCAAACATCCATTAGAAAGCTAAATCACTTTAATAAGCAAGTACCACATTGGTTTCTCAGCCCTTGGTTTCCAAATGCAGACCGCAAAGAGATTTATGAGCGTTCTAAAATTTTCGATAATGACTGCCTTTACTCATTAGAAAAGGATAGAATTATTGTAAACCCAAATTGGTTTGAGTACTTAATTTACAACGCAAGGGTATTGAAAGACTATTGTTATTGGAACTTAACATTATACTTACAAGACCGCAATCCAAACGTTCCAGATATAGCAGGTAAGCTCATCAAGCCGGCAATCCGTACCGGTCTTACAGGTCAACGAAAGAACTATTGGGATGTAGTTTTGAAAGAGGTAGGAACAGTGGATTGCATCTATACTGGTGAGAAGCTGAGCATTGGCAACTATGCGGTAGAACACTTCATACCTTTTGCCTTTGTTTCTCATGACCTGATTTGGAACCTCATACCTGCTGACAAATCTTTCAATTGTACTAAGAGTAATAAGCTGCCCAGCCTCGACACTTACTTTGAACCTTTTTACAAGTTACAAGCCACAGCTATAGAAGTAATGGAACAGGTAAACCCAAGGAATAAATATCTCGAAGACTACCTGACTATCTTACCTGAGTTGAGTCTAATTCAAACCGATGGCCAGTGGGCAAAGCAGCGATATAAGGAGCAACTTCAACCACTAATTACCATTGCTTCTAACAATGGGTTTAACTTTTTCTAG
- a CDS encoding DUF2188 domain-containing protein produces the protein MAKRVTYHVTKTEDGWQAKKEGGERASVTGNTKQEVVERAIEIAKNKEVSSVRIHKSDGTIQEERSYGSDPFPPKG, from the coding sequence ATGGCTAAGAGAGTAACATATCACGTGACAAAAACTGAAGACGGTTGGCAAGCGAAGAAAGAGGGTGGAGAGAGAGCTTCTGTGACTGGAAATACCAAACAAGAAGTTGTAGAACGTGCAATCGAAATCGCTAAGAACAAAGAAGTAAGTTCAGTAAGAATTCATAAGTCAGATGGTACAATCCAAGAAGAAAGAAGTTATGGAAGTGACCCTTTCCCACCAAAGGGATAA
- a CDS encoding ATP-binding protein, which produces MFDQEYLTNLINNKIEENLNLDYKAAGALQRNDLKTKEISKDVSAFANSAGGVIVYGLKEDSLNKHLASEIDPIDRKTISKEWLEQIIQNSIQPRITGVIIHPIEIFDENRVVYVVEIPKGTTAHQAIDRKYYKRFNFSSEPMHDYEIKDIINRPKHPLINVSFSITIDHQDEIILELYFQNVGDVYAKYINCMVTLPTKCLEYMIDDLGYDEVAILKDNTIKDVVSYTNDRTPQPVYSAARFNPLLPGMRMRASLTPIILSKGYKECSIKWRLYADNAEMTEGTIELRDIKVNYE; this is translated from the coding sequence ATGTTTGATCAGGAGTACTTAACAAACCTCATAAACAACAAAATCGAAGAAAACCTCAACTTAGACTATAAGGCTGCTGGAGCACTTCAAAGAAACGACCTTAAGACCAAAGAAATTTCTAAAGACGTATCTGCATTCGCTAATTCCGCAGGTGGGGTAATTGTCTATGGACTAAAGGAGGATAGCTTAAACAAACATTTAGCATCTGAAATTGACCCTATAGATAGGAAAACAATTTCTAAAGAATGGTTGGAACAGATTATTCAAAATTCTATTCAACCTAGAATTACAGGCGTGATTATACATCCTATCGAAATATTTGACGAAAATCGTGTTGTATATGTCGTTGAAATTCCAAAAGGCACAACTGCTCATCAAGCTATAGATAGAAAATATTACAAAAGATTTAATTTCAGTTCAGAACCAATGCACGACTATGAAATTAAAGACATAATTAACAGGCCCAAGCACCCACTTATAAACGTTAGCTTTTCGATCACAATTGATCATCAGGATGAAATAATACTTGAGCTCTATTTTCAAAATGTTGGTGATGTGTACGCAAAATACATTAATTGTATGGTGACATTGCCAACAAAGTGCCTTGAATATATGATTGATGATCTTGGCTATGACGAAGTCGCAATTTTGAAAGATAATACTATTAAAGACGTTGTTAGTTATACAAACGATAGAACACCTCAACCAGTGTATAGCGCAGCTCGATTTAATCCATTGTTGCCAGGAATGCGAATGAGAGCTAGTTTAACTCCAATTATATTGTCCAAAGGATATAAGGAATGCAGTATAAAATGGCGACTTTATGCCGACAATGCGGAAATGACAGAAGGTACAATTGAGCTTAGAGATATTAAGGTGAATTACGAATAA
- a CDS encoding zincin-like metallopeptidase domain-containing protein: MATYTKNKPANGASTTFKDTYQEVTDAVIQALEEGTVIWQCPWNSAGLPKNITTGIQYRGWNLLWLNFHSSLKGYTAPYYITYKQAQHLGGTIKKGQSGTKIIYWATIELKGNAANSNQEQPTTANNDEKPQTRMVPKVHTVFNIDQTEGIVFPEIQSLIKSEHERIEACEQVVANMPNPSRLITNGSQAFYTPVSDTVVVPSLQSFNQAESYYSTLFHELAHSTGHQNRLNRKELVDTDGFGKTNYAKEELTAEMTAAFLCAITGIQQSTLVNSAAYIQNWLKALRNDKTLLIKAAAQAQRASDYILDITNEAS; this comes from the coding sequence ATGGCAACGTACACTAAAAACAAACCGGCAAACGGAGCATCTACTACCTTTAAAGACACTTATCAGGAAGTTACCGATGCAGTTATCCAAGCACTCGAAGAAGGCACCGTTATCTGGCAATGTCCCTGGAACAGCGCAGGCTTACCTAAGAACATCACCACGGGAATTCAATATCGAGGTTGGAACCTGCTTTGGCTAAACTTTCACAGTTCGCTTAAAGGCTATACGGCTCCTTACTACATCACTTACAAACAAGCGCAGCACTTAGGAGGCACCATTAAGAAGGGCCAGTCAGGCACTAAGATCATATACTGGGCTACCATCGAACTTAAGGGCAATGCAGCTAACAGCAACCAGGAACAGCCTACAACAGCTAACAACGATGAAAAACCACAAACACGCATGGTTCCCAAGGTTCATACCGTCTTTAACATTGACCAGACTGAAGGCATTGTGTTTCCTGAGATACAGTCACTCATTAAAAGCGAACATGAGCGTATTGAAGCTTGCGAGCAGGTTGTTGCTAACATGCCTAACCCGTCACGCTTGATTACTAACGGTAGCCAAGCTTTCTATACACCGGTATCTGACACGGTAGTTGTACCATCACTGCAAAGCTTTAACCAAGCAGAAAGCTATTACAGCACACTGTTTCACGAGCTGGCACATAGTACCGGTCATCAGAACAGACTTAACCGTAAGGAACTGGTAGATACTGATGGATTTGGTAAGACTAACTATGCCAAAGAAGAGCTAACCGCAGAAATGACTGCAGCATTCTTATGTGCCATTACCGGAATTCAACAATCTACTCTTGTCAACAGCGCAGCTTATATACAGAACTGGTTAAAAGCCTTGCGTAACGATAAAACACTCCTTATAAAAGCTGCTGCCCAAGCCCAGCGAGCATCCGACTACATACTTGACATTACTAACGAAGCCTCGTAA
- a CDS encoding S1/P1 nuclease has product MLFLISWGFTGHRVIALIAERHLTPQAKAAVADLLVGESMAEVSTWADQVRNQGQYKHTSGWHFINLPLGLSHTEFNKTVVLMEKDNVYSAVRKAQQNLMNPKLSKAERSESLKFLIHLVGDLHQPMHVSRAEDKGGNTVQLNFEGKGTNLHSLWDSRLIDKKGLSEAQLVNEYDKIPPATITKWQQTPMIDWIWESYQASSKLYAEVDQMKSRAIGEDYYKSHIAIVDQRIEQAGIRLAAMLNEIYKGKGPYDGNLLAPPSQDLPAETQDSTADFVPINELKANIGKQLGTEGKVFGYKDFGSMVLLNVGAAYPNQPLTVVLRGKAKELATKVDGKEITIIGKVSLYKAKPQIEVSNPKDIIIH; this is encoded by the coding sequence ATGCTTTTCCTCATTTCATGGGGCTTTACTGGTCACCGTGTTATTGCCCTGATTGCCGAGCGACATTTAACGCCACAGGCTAAAGCTGCCGTTGCCGACTTATTAGTTGGTGAAAGCATGGCAGAGGTGAGTACCTGGGCAGACCAGGTACGTAATCAGGGTCAGTACAAGCATACATCAGGCTGGCACTTCATCAATCTGCCTTTGGGGTTGAGTCACACTGAGTTCAATAAGACCGTTGTACTGATGGAAAAGGACAACGTTTATAGCGCAGTTCGTAAAGCGCAGCAAAACCTGATGAACCCTAAGCTGTCCAAAGCGGAAAGATCGGAGAGCTTAAAGTTTCTCATACACTTGGTTGGTGATTTGCATCAGCCCATGCATGTTTCCAGAGCAGAAGATAAAGGTGGTAATACCGTCCAACTTAATTTTGAAGGTAAGGGAACCAACCTGCACAGTTTGTGGGATTCACGGTTAATAGACAAGAAAGGATTGTCAGAGGCTCAACTGGTAAACGAATACGATAAGATACCACCTGCGACAATTACCAAGTGGCAGCAAACGCCAATGATCGACTGGATATGGGAAAGCTATCAGGCATCAAGTAAGCTCTATGCAGAGGTTGATCAAATGAAGAGTAGAGCCATAGGTGAGGATTATTATAAATCTCATATTGCCATTGTAGATCAGCGTATCGAACAAGCCGGCATTCGGTTAGCTGCCATGCTCAACGAAATTTATAAAGGCAAAGGCCCCTATGATGGCAACCTGCTTGCTCCACCTTCTCAAGACCTACCTGCAGAAACTCAGGATTCTACCGCAGATTTTGTTCCCATTAATGAATTAAAAGCCAATATAGGCAAGCAACTGGGTACAGAAGGCAAAGTGTTTGGATATAAAGATTTCGGCAGTATGGTGTTGCTGAACGTTGGTGCAGCCTATCCCAATCAACCGCTTACAGTCGTATTAAGAGGCAAAGCAAAAGAGCTGGCAACTAAAGTAGATGGCAAGGAAATCACGATTATCGGAAAGGTAAGCTTGTATAAAGCCAAACCTCAGATCGAGGTCTCAAACCCGAAGGACATTATTATTCATTAG
- the dinB gene encoding DNA polymerase IV, protein MGSRCIVHFDLDTFFVSVEALKDSSIKGKPVAVGGEGDRAVVASCSYEARQFGVHSGMAMKIAKRLCPQLIVRRGDYDSYSEKSAEVTAIIKDQIPVVEKASIDEHYLDLTGFDKYFGSYKYTLELCERITKETWLPISFGLSVNKLVSKVATTVSKPLGRKQVELGTERRFFSPLPVKKIPGVGKETGMQLALMGVKFIQDVHRLSPNLLEATFGRNGLALWDRANAIDDSPVIPYSESKSISREATFSQDTTHLELLRSRILQMVTELAFELRASNKMTTCVTVKIRYSDFETHTQQRKIKASSFDEDISEVTWELFTKLYERRVLIRLIGVKFSQLVTANYQIDLFNDTGTHIALYQSIDKLRNRFGHSAVIKAGALPIVTPNKIKEGGK, encoded by the coding sequence ATGGGAAGTCGCTGTATCGTTCATTTTGACCTGGACACATTTTTTGTGTCTGTAGAAGCGCTTAAAGACAGCTCCATCAAAGGAAAGCCGGTAGCTGTTGGAGGTGAAGGAGATCGCGCCGTGGTAGCTTCTTGCAGTTACGAGGCTCGCCAATTCGGTGTACATAGTGGTATGGCTATGAAAATTGCTAAACGCCTGTGCCCGCAGCTCATTGTTAGGCGTGGAGATTACGACTCTTATAGTGAGAAGTCGGCGGAAGTAACTGCCATCATTAAAGACCAAATTCCGGTCGTTGAAAAAGCATCCATAGATGAGCATTACCTAGACCTTACTGGTTTTGACAAATACTTTGGGAGCTATAAGTATACGCTTGAGCTATGTGAGAGAATTACTAAAGAAACATGGTTACCTATTTCCTTTGGCTTGTCTGTAAACAAATTAGTGAGTAAGGTTGCCACTACAGTAAGCAAGCCATTAGGCCGAAAACAAGTAGAGTTAGGAACCGAACGCCGTTTTTTTTCTCCGCTTCCAGTTAAAAAGATTCCCGGAGTCGGCAAAGAAACAGGTATGCAACTGGCACTGATGGGCGTTAAGTTTATACAGGATGTTCACCGGCTAAGTCCAAATCTACTGGAAGCGACGTTTGGAAGGAATGGCTTGGCTTTATGGGACAGGGCAAATGCCATAGATGACTCGCCGGTTATCCCCTACTCTGAATCTAAGAGCATCAGCCGTGAGGCAACATTTTCACAAGACACCACTCATCTGGAACTTCTACGCAGCAGGATTCTGCAAATGGTTACAGAACTGGCCTTCGAACTACGTGCCAGCAATAAAATGACTACCTGCGTTACGGTAAAGATACGGTACTCGGATTTTGAAACCCATACACAGCAGCGAAAGATCAAGGCCAGCTCATTTGATGAAGATATTTCCGAAGTTACCTGGGAGCTGTTTACAAAGCTTTACGAGCGCAGGGTGTTAATCAGGTTGATTGGCGTAAAGTTCAGCCAGCTTGTGACGGCCAACTACCAGATTGATTTATTTAACGATACAGGAACGCATATTGCGCTTTACCAGAGCATTGACAAGTTAAGAAACAGATTTGGTCACAGCGCAGTAATCAAAGCAGGCGCGCTTCCCATCGTCACACCTAATAAAATCAAAGAGGGAGGGAAATGA
- the dnaE gene encoding DNA polymerase III subunit alpha: MLINVHSNYSLQYGTIPIRELVNELILNGYQAAVLTDINNTSAVLDFIEECQQKQFTGLAGAEFRNDDQLLFIAIARNNDGFREINEYLTQYNQLKKPFPIQAPEWQNVYVLYPFRQTLDGLREYEYLGIRPAQINKLFGKPKAFIERLVIWSPVTVKARSDFDLHRQLVAIKHNALIDHLQPGQMARTDEVLLSVQELVTFYSAYPKIIYNTDHLLSNCRFDFDFVTCKNKKTFTNSASNDKLLLEKYAMEGWADRYGKKHKEALKRLKHELEIIDKLGFSAYFLTTHDVVSYATRRGFYHVGRGSGANSIVAYCMRITDVCPIELDLYFERFLNPKRNAPPDFDLDFSWKERDEIFDYIFKRYDPKHTALLGMMTTFQDRSIIRELGKVYGLPKRDIDIMIESPKDIRADDQIARKILKVFERISDFPHNRSIHAGGVLISEIPIAYYTALDLPPKGLLTTQFDMYTAAKAGFEKLDILSQRGIGHIRETVDIIRQNSGKAVDIHDIPSIKKDVNVNTQLKSGDTIGCFYIESPAMRGVLSKLRCSDYLTLVAASSIIRPGVGSSGMMDEYIRRFHNPDKVEYLHPVLKEQLRETYGVMVYQEDVLKVAHHYAGLDLADADVLRRLMSGKTRGAHHLPEIQDKFFAGSKALERPETTTNELWRQISSFAGYSFSKAHSASYAVESYQSLYLKTYFPKEFMVAVINNEGGFYQKWLYVAEARKSGAIVHLPCVNNSQDKAIIRGDDVYLGLNLIQGLETAVLGNIINARQEEGIFTSIENFIERTGITLQQALLLLRSGALRFTGQNKKALMWLVNIIFEKRRQVKSIVPGSRALMRPQAVEITIPQFQSFSEEDFFDEMEFLRFSLSLSPFTMLQTNFRGQIGARDLLNHTGKVVKMLGLYVTAKPTRTKKGETMAFGTFLDRDGAFFDTVHFPAVLAKHPFQKGGLYLILGKITESFGFPSIIVEKMAVLPIKPDPRFS; encoded by the coding sequence ATGCTAATCAACGTCCACAGCAACTACAGCCTGCAATACGGCACTATTCCTATCCGCGAACTGGTAAATGAACTAATTTTAAACGGGTACCAGGCAGCGGTCTTAACTGATATTAACAATACCAGCGCTGTTTTAGACTTCATTGAAGAGTGTCAGCAAAAACAGTTCACTGGCCTTGCAGGTGCAGAATTCAGGAATGATGACCAATTACTATTTATTGCTATTGCCCGCAACAATGACGGCTTTAGAGAAATTAACGAGTACCTGACCCAGTACAATCAATTAAAGAAGCCGTTCCCTATACAGGCACCAGAGTGGCAAAACGTATATGTGTTATATCCATTTCGGCAAACGCTCGATGGGTTGCGTGAGTATGAATACTTAGGTATTAGACCTGCTCAGATAAACAAGCTGTTTGGTAAACCTAAGGCTTTTATTGAGCGGTTGGTTATCTGGTCGCCAGTGACTGTCAAGGCGCGGAGTGACTTTGACCTGCACCGACAGTTAGTTGCCATCAAGCACAACGCACTGATTGATCACCTGCAGCCAGGACAAATGGCAAGGACAGATGAAGTATTGCTGTCCGTTCAGGAACTCGTCACTTTTTACAGCGCCTATCCTAAAATCATCTACAATACAGATCATTTACTGTCAAACTGCCGATTTGACTTTGACTTTGTTACCTGTAAAAATAAAAAGACTTTTACCAATAGTGCTTCTAACGACAAATTGCTGCTGGAAAAGTACGCAATGGAAGGATGGGCAGACCGATATGGCAAAAAGCATAAAGAGGCATTGAAGCGGCTCAAGCATGAATTGGAGATCATCGACAAGTTAGGTTTCTCAGCCTATTTTTTAACTACGCATGATGTAGTGAGTTATGCCACGCGCAGAGGCTTCTATCATGTAGGCAGGGGCAGTGGAGCCAATAGCATCGTGGCTTATTGCATGCGAATTACTGATGTCTGCCCTATAGAACTGGACCTTTACTTTGAGCGCTTTCTCAACCCCAAACGCAATGCGCCTCCTGATTTTGATTTGGACTTCAGTTGGAAGGAACGGGACGAAATCTTTGATTATATCTTTAAACGCTACGACCCTAAGCATACAGCGCTACTGGGCATGATGACCACCTTTCAAGACCGAAGTATCATTAGGGAGCTAGGTAAAGTCTATGGCCTTCCTAAGCGGGATATTGATATTATGATCGAATCACCCAAAGATATTCGTGCTGACGACCAAATCGCAAGGAAGATCTTAAAAGTATTTGAAAGGATTAGTGATTTCCCGCACAACAGAAGCATTCATGCCGGAGGTGTTTTAATCAGCGAAATTCCGATTGCTTATTACACGGCATTAGACCTGCCACCTAAAGGACTGCTGACTACCCAGTTTGATATGTACACAGCTGCCAAAGCAGGCTTTGAAAAGTTGGACATCCTAAGTCAGCGCGGTATTGGGCATATTAGGGAAACGGTGGATATTATACGTCAAAATAGTGGCAAAGCAGTTGACATTCATGATATCCCAAGTATTAAAAAAGATGTCAATGTCAATACGCAGCTCAAGAGCGGGGATACGATCGGCTGCTTTTATATCGAGAGCCCTGCTATGCGTGGCGTACTCAGCAAATTGCGTTGCAGTGATTACTTAACCTTAGTCGCAGCTTCCAGCATTATACGCCCAGGCGTTGGTAGTAGCGGTATGATGGATGAATACATCAGGCGCTTTCATAATCCCGACAAAGTAGAATATTTACACCCAGTTTTAAAAGAACAGCTGCGGGAAACATACGGCGTCATGGTTTACCAGGAAGATGTATTAAAGGTTGCCCACCACTATGCAGGGCTGGACCTTGCTGATGCGGATGTCTTGCGAAGGCTCATGTCAGGCAAGACCCGTGGAGCGCATCATCTGCCTGAGATTCAGGATAAGTTTTTTGCAGGCAGTAAAGCACTGGAACGGCCAGAAACAACAACCAACGAACTATGGAGGCAGATTTCCAGTTTTGCAGGCTATTCTTTTTCCAAAGCCCATTCAGCCAGCTATGCCGTAGAAAGCTACCAAAGCTTATATCTTAAAACATACTTTCCTAAAGAGTTCATGGTGGCAGTGATCAATAACGAGGGTGGTTTTTATCAAAAATGGCTCTATGTCGCAGAGGCTCGCAAATCAGGAGCAATAGTTCACCTGCCGTGCGTCAATAACAGTCAGGACAAAGCTATTATTCGCGGGGATGACGTTTATTTAGGATTGAACCTCATTCAAGGACTTGAAACTGCTGTTCTGGGTAACATCATCAATGCCCGCCAGGAAGAAGGTATATTTACTTCTATAGAAAATTTTATCGAGCGGACAGGCATCACCTTACAACAGGCTTTGTTGCTTTTAAGGAGTGGTGCATTACGTTTTACCGGACAAAATAAAAAGGCACTCATGTGGCTGGTCAATATAATCTTTGAAAAACGTAGACAAGTTAAAAGCATTGTTCCTGGCTCGAGAGCACTAATGCGTCCGCAAGCCGTTGAAATTACCATACCACAGTTCCAGTCATTCAGCGAAGAGGACTTTTTTGACGAAATGGAGTTCTTACGTTTCTCGCTATCGCTCTCCCCTTTTACCATGCTGCAAACTAACTTTCGCGGTCAAATAGGCGCACGTGATTTGCTTAACCATACAGGCAAAGTTGTAAAGATGCTGGGGCTTTACGTCACTGCGAAACCAACAAGAACTAAAAAAGGCGAAACAATGGCATTCGGCACTTTCTTAGATAGAGACGGCGCATTCTTTGACACTGTGCATTTCCCGGCAGTTCTAGCCAAACATCCTTTCCAAAAAGGAGGTTTATACCTCATCTTAGGGAAGATAACAGAAAGCTTCGGCTTTCCTTCAATTATCGTAGAAAAGATGGCAGTTTTACCCATTAAGCCTGATCCTCGCTTTAGCTAA